The Candidatus Hydrogenedentota bacterium sequence CGTCGAGATTTCCGGCCGCAACGCCCAGGGCAAGTCGAGCGCCATCGACGCGATCTGGGCCGCGCTGCAAGGGTCGTCCGCGCTTCGGAACACACCGGCGCCCGTTCGCAAGGGCGCGGAAAAGGCGGAGATCCGTCTCGACCTCGGCAAATACGTGGTCACCCGGAACTGGACGGCCACAGGGAACACCTATCTCACCGTCACCACCGGCGGCGAATACAAGGCGAAGCTCAATTCACCGCAGAAACTGCTGGACAATATCGTGGGCGATCTATGCTTCGACCCATTGTCCTTCACGCGTCTCGGCGACAAGGAGCAGGCGGACATGGTCATGTCCCTGCTCAAACTCGAGCTGGCCGATCTGGACCGCGGGCGCGAGGATGCGTACGAAGAACGCAAGGCGGTGAACCGGGACATTTCCCGCGCCAAGGCCGAACTGGACGGTCTGCCCAAACCCGAGGAGGGGCTGCCGGCGGAACCGGTCGATCTGAACGCGCTCCTTCGGGAACATGAGGACGCGCTCAAAGAGACGCAACGCCTGAACGGGGTCATCGCCAAAGCGGAGACGTTGCGCAAGCAACTGGCCGAGGCCGAGGAACAACTGCGCCGTGCGCAGGAACGCACCGACCGTCTCAAGGTCGAACTGGATGCGGCGGAAACCGAGACGGAGAAGGTCGTCTATCCCGACGTCGAAGCGATCAAGTGGCGGGTCGATGCCGCGGGAGAAACCAACCGCAAGATCGAATCCGCCCGCAAACGAGGCGACCTCGAATCGCGTATCGCCGCGTTCGCCAATCAGGCGGAGGACCTCACCCAAACCATCGACGCGACCTACAAGGCCAAACAGGATCGCATCGCCGCCGCGCAGATGCCGGTCGTGGGTCTGTCTTTCGATCTGGAAACCGGACGTCTCACGCTGAACGGCGTGCCACTCAAACAAGCGTCGCGCAGCGAGCAGTTGCGCGTGGCCGTCGTGATGGCTATGGCGCAGCACCCCGAACTGCGCGTCATGCGCATCGAGGACGCATCCATTCTCGACGCCGAATCCATGGCGATGCTCAAAGGACTCGCCGCGGACAACGACTACCAGATCTGGATGGAGGTCGTGGACGAGTCCGGCGAGGTCGGCATCTACATCGAGGACGGCGAAGTCTGGTCGTCCAATCTGCCCGACGCCCCGGATTCCGGACTCCTGCCCACACCGCCGGTCGCTCCGCCGGTCACGGAAGAGGAGTTGCTGTGATGGAACTCCGGTCTTATCAACAACAGGCGCTCGACGCCATCGAGAAGGGCTGGGACGAGTTCCGCCGCCAATTGCTGGTGCTCCCGACGGGGACGGGAAAAACGATAGTCTTTTCCCATCTCGCCGCGCGGGAAACCCGTCAGGGACGGCATACCCTCATCCTGGCGCATCGGGATGAGTTGCTCCAGCAGGCGCAGGACAAACTCAAGGCCGCCACGGGCTTGTCCTCCGCCCTGGAGAAAGCGGACAGCCGCGCCTATGAATTGTTCGGCGAAAGTCTGTTCGCCACCAAACCCCATGTCGTGGTCGGCAGTGTCCAGACGCTCGGAAACGGGCGTCTGGCCCGCTGGCCGAAGGACACATTCGACCTCGTCGTCGTGGACGAGGCCCACCATGTCCTGAGCGACAGCTACCGGCGCATCGTCGATCATTTCGACGGCGCGCGTCTCCTGGGCGTGACGGCGACGCCGGACCGGGGAGACAAAAAGTCGCTGGGCGCCGTCTTCGAGAACATCGCGTTCGAGTATCCCATGCCGCTGGCCATCCGCGAGAAGTT is a genomic window containing:
- a CDS encoding AAA family ATPase, with protein sequence MKIIELHVENFKRLKAVTIRPGENNVVEISGRNAQGKSSAIDAIWAALQGSSALRNTPAPVRKGAEKAEIRLDLGKYVVTRNWTATGNTYLTVTTGGEYKAKLNSPQKLLDNIVGDLCFDPLSFTRLGDKEQADMVMSLLKLELADLDRGREDAYEERKAVNRDISRAKAELDGLPKPEEGLPAEPVDLNALLREHEDALKETQRLNGVIAKAETLRKQLAEAEEQLRRAQERTDRLKVELDAAETETEKVVYPDVEAIKWRVDAAGETNRKIESARKRGDLESRIAAFANQAEDLTQTIDATYKAKQDRIAAAQMPVVGLSFDLETGRLTLNGVPLKQASRSEQLRVAVVMAMAQHPELRVMRIEDASILDAESMAMLKGLAADNDYQIWMEVVDESGEVGIYIEDGEVWSSNLPDAPDSGLLPTPPVAPPVTEEELL
- a CDS encoding DEAD/DEAH box helicase family protein, with translation MELRSYQQQALDAIEKGWDEFRRQLLVLPTGTGKTIVFSHLAARETRQGRHTLILAHRDELLQQAQDKLKAATGLSSALEKADSRAYELFGESLFATKPHVVVGSVQTLGNGRLARWPKDTFDLVVVDEAHHVLSDSYRRIVDHFDGARLLGVTATPDRGDKKSLGAVFENIAFEYPMPLAIREKFLAPIRAKLLPLRIDLSAVRTTAGDYNAADLDAGIEPYLKNVAEEVAKNVGSRKTLVFLPLVRTSEMFAALLREQGVRAEHVDGGSHDRADILAR